The Glycine soja cultivar W05 chromosome 6, ASM419377v2, whole genome shotgun sequence genome has a window encoding:
- the LOC114414038 gene encoding uncharacterized protein LOC114414038, translating to MRKLCPNFDNEDGLDTVLEVPIPEEMLSGMGSNGSSRWQNMRTLMNARFVDKSSGLSTPSNNEFMVLLKLVGAPLIPLQVPSDHNLTRPLKDCSIRDSTAKYIVQQYVAATGGVAALNSLESMYAMGQVRICGSEVRRQGDGYEESVQSRGKTEVGGFVLWQKNPDLWCLELVVSGFKVSAGSNGKLAWNHSSSQPFHANKGPPRPLRRFFQGLDPRCTANLFLDAECVGENNINNEVCFMLRLQTDQHILQAQSMSNTEIVMHTMLGYFSQRTGLLVKFEDTKLVKMKAVKGKETVFWETSIESMIDDYRYIDGINIAHGGRTIATLYRYGAAHNHKHMIEETWTIEEVDFNIVGLSMDCFLPPSDGEREHEGAEQAVGMG from the exons ATGAGGAAGTTGTGTCCTAATTTTGACAATGAAGATGGGTTGGATACCGTCCTTGAGGTTCCAATTCCCGAGGAGATGTTGTCCGGCATGGGCAGCAATGGATCCAGTCGTTGGCAGAACATGCGAACTCTCATGAATGCTCGATTCGTTGATAAGTCTTCCGGTCTCTCAACACCATCAAACAATGAATTCATGGTGTTGCTTAAGCTTGTGGGTGCTCCCCTTATTCCTCTTCAGGTTCCATCAGACCATAATTTGACTCGCCCCCTCAAAGATTGTTCCATT AGAGATTCGACTGCCAAGTACATAGTTCAGCAGTACGTGGCAGCGACGGGAGGAGTAGCTGCATTGAATTCACTGGAAAGCATGTATGCTATGGGACAAGTGAGAATATGTGGATCGGAGGTGCGTCGTCAAGGTGATGGATACGAAGAAAGCGTTCAATCAAGAGGCAAAACTGAAGTGGGAGGCTTTGTATTATGGCAGAAGAACCCTGATTTATGGTGTTTGGAATTGGTCGTTTCCGGTTTCAAGGTCAGTGCTGGCAGTAATGGTAAGCTAGCTTGGAACCATTCTTCTTCTCAACCTTTCCATGCTAACAAAGGTCCTCCCAGACCCCTCCGCCGCTTCTTTCAG GGACTGGACCCAAGGTGCACGGCTAACTTGTTCCTAGACGCAGAATGTGTAGGAGAGAACAACATTAACAACGAGGTTTGCTTCATGCTCAGGTTACAAACGGATCAACACATTCTGCAAGCACAAAGCATGTCCAATACTGAAATCGTAATGCACACAATGCTGGGTTACTTCAGCCAACGCACGGGGCTACTAGTGAAGTTTGAGGACACAAAGTTGGTGAAAATGAAGGCCGTTAAAGGAAAAGAGACAGTGTTTTGGGAAACAAGCATCGAGTCCATGATTGATGATTATAGATACATAGATGGCATTAACATAGCGCATGGTGGGAGGACAATTGCCACGCTTTATAGGTACGGTGCGGCGCATAATCACAAACATATGATTGAGGAAACATGGACGATTGAAGAGGTTGATTTTAACATTGTTGGGTTGTCTATGGATTGCTTTCTGCCTCCCTCTGATGGTGAGAGAGAGCACGAAGGTGCAGAGCAAGCAGTGGGAATGGGATAG
- the LOC114414103 gene encoding transcription repressor OFP7-like produces the protein MAKRFKLKFNIPSFQMCRSKDLSSFPGNPVPAIYRLSPVNHNARDTKHPSLLPSPSPSPSKITSIAQRCKMCCDKDSLKKLKSSVPSRRSDFLIDNVEEDESETLISCMTSFSDEFCLGEEKDLSSSSSLRRKKMGSVKKVRRVRFQSSEKRRGTEVKKTTVTRRSVEGKVKESFAVVKKSKDPYEDFRKSMMEMITEMEMSEAEDLEQLLQCFLALNSRSYHAVIVRAFMEIWQQMFVMKNLQTNVKTQEK, from the coding sequence ATGGCCAAACGTTTCAAATTGAAGTTCAATATCCCTTCGTTTCAAATGTGTCGCTCAAAAGACCTTTCCTCTTTCCCTGGAAACCCCGTTCCTGCCATATACCGTCTTTCACCCGTTAACCACAACGCACGTGACACAAAGCATCCAAgccttcttccttctccttctccgtCACCGTCAAAGATAACGTCCATCGCGCAGAGATGCAAAATGTGCTGCGACAAGGACAGTTTGAAGAAACTGAAATCCAGCGTTCCGTCGAGGCGAAGCGATTTTCTGATCGACAACGTCGAGGAAGACGAAAGCGAGACTCTGATTTCTTGCATGACAAGTTTCTCCGACGAGTTTTGTCTCGGCGAGGAGAAGGATTTGAGTAGTAGTAGCAGCCTGAGAAGGAAGAAGATGGGCAGCGTAAAGAAGGTTCGGAGGGTGAGGTTTCAGAGTTCGGAGAAACGGAGAGGAACGGAGGTGAAGAAGACGACGGTGACGAGGAGAAGTGTGGAGGGGAAGGTGAAGGAGAGCTTCGCGGTGGTGAAGAAGTCGAAGGATCCTTATGAAGACTTCAGGAAATCGATGATGGAGATGATAACGGAGATGGAGATGTCTGAGGCCGAAGATTTGGAGCAGCTTTTGCAGTGTTTCTTGGCTTTGAACTCGCGGAGTTATCATGCAGTTATTGTGCGGGCTTTCATGGAGATTTGGCAACAAATGTTCGTAATGAAAAATCTCCAAACGAACGTTAAAACTCAGGAAAAGTAA
- the LOC114414662 gene encoding eukaryotic translation initiation factor 5B-like, whose product MESDDDFDLLPPSPIQERKLKRLKQADRVPEPSHLPISPPNFSESGNGEEHLTQSNGRSGPEIETLATSPSPSPSSQSDTPKGVTVDDDGLVAKRALDFDSLSEEHGKIADESEEVRDLKTNEEIGDLNTGEVERKRRSLDDLPEKNGKKKKRIDHDGDGSEKKPNESATNKRKTEKERRDTLKQLRAESQRLLRETRDAAFKPAPLVQKPISSILEKIRQRKLEILQKSADNVEKAGPEETPATCPAATRTNLDTSHIGEESNDAAASSNSRSIPSPMTKDSESEHAFRAPIGDTQELYTDSERNDTKDEAVNEKSNNPSEEVFAPLMLAMNLKLDSAPPDDYVSSDEEEEDNDKENIEPCVHVSVDSTLPPNGDPVRAFVDEEAEEEDDSDNELQLFQDDEGEEDDDDIEEDDMIATQYEEKPDDREKHDQLHQQWLEQQDAAGMDNLHQKFNCGSKLNETPSTEEEDEESRETVNDDEAEEYTAPSKSLRVTLKKVKQMIPQMFSDKDDKYVSSDDEETEDKLARQSLYYKTEEKAKFFSPGEDENSREVFSLIKKFNVPDIKRKGKTTSIFAMPSIGQNINISSKSSFVGRASDHFMPTSRKQGSCKVRSYIFGRDDSNSRSSILMSEDSSDTIQTESQPPKAASAKFQRNMQNKNTTLNSASKESSVSLLDILRKSLHHADHSFQNVNVQPKTSIFDAFKLVKKPTKAEARV is encoded by the exons ATGGAGAGCGACGACGACTTCGACCTTTTGCCTCCCTCCCCCATCCAAGAACGAAAGCTGAAGCGATTGAAGCAAGCAGATAGGGTTCCCGAACCTTCTCACCTTCCTATCTCTCCTCCCAATTTTTCCGAATCAGGAAACGGCGAAGAACACTTGACGCAGTCAAACGGCAGATCTGGGCCTGAAATTGAAACTTTAGCCACAAGCCCGAGCCCGAGCCCGAGCTCTCAATCTGACACTCCGAAAGGTGTAACTGTCGACGACGATGGTTTGGTCGCGAAAAGGGCTCTGGATTTTGATTCTTTGAGTGAGGAACACGGGAAGATTGCCGATGAGAGTGAAGAAGTTAGGGATCTGAAGACCAACGAAGAAATCGGTGATTTGAATACCGGCGAAGTAGAGAGGAAACGACGTAGTTTAGATGACTTACCAGAGAAGAacggaaagaagaagaagagaatcgACCACGACGGTGATGGTAGTGAGAAGAAGCCTAACGAATCTGCCACCAATAAGAGAAAGACCGAGAAG GAACGACGAGATACTCTGAAACAGCTTCGAGCGGAGTCTCAGAGGCTTCTTCGAG AAACTAGAGATGCAGCTTTTAAACCTGCTCCTCTGGTTCAGAAGCCAATTTCTTCGATCTTGGAGAAAATTCGGCAGAGGAAATTGGAGATTTTACAGAA ATCTGCTGATAATGTAGAAAAGGCTGGGCCAGAAGAAACACCAGCTACTTGCCCTGCAGCCACTAGGACTAATTTGGACACGTCACATATTGGTGAAGAATCTAATGATGCTGCAGCTAGTTCTAACTCTCGGAGCATTCCTTCTCCCATG ACCAAGGATTCAGAATCTGAGCATGCATTTCGAGCTCCTATTGGTGATACTCAG GAACTCTACACTGACTCTGAAAGAAACGATACTAAAGATGAGGCTGTAAATGAGAAGTCTAACAACCCTTCCGAAGAAGTGTTTGCCCCATTGATGCTTGCAATGAACTTGAAGCTTGATTCTGCTCCTCCTGATGATTATGT CTCTTCCGATGAGGAGGAGGAAGACAATGACAAGGAGAATATAGAGCCATGTGTACATGTATCAGTTGACTCGACTTTACCACCAAATGGTGACCCTGTTAGGGCTTTTGTTGATGAAGAAGCAGAAGAGGAAGATGACAGTGATAATGAACTACAACTTTTCCAAGATGATGAAggtgaagaagatgatgatgatattgagGAAGATGATATGATTGCCACTCAATATGAAGAAAAGCCAGATGATAGAGAAAAGCATGACCAACTCCACCAGCAGTGGCTTGAGCAACAGGATGCAGCTGGAATGGATAATCTACATCAGAAATTCAATTGTGGTTCAAAATTGAATGAAACACCATCAACTGAAGAGGAAGATGAGGAAAGCAGAGAAACTGTAAATGATGATGAAGCTGAAGAATACACTGCACCATCAAAAAGTCTGAGGGTCACTCTGAAAAAGGTGAAGCAGATGATCCCGCAGATGTTTTCAGATAAAGATGATAAATATGTATCATCTGATGATGAAGAAACTGAGGACAAGCTAGCCAGACAATCCCTCTATTATAAAACT GAGGAAAAAGCTAAATTCTTTTCACCAGGTGAGGACGAAAATAGCAGGGAAGTTTTCAGTCTAATAAAGAAATTTAATGTGCCCGATatcaagagaaaaggaaaaactacTT CCATCTTTGCTATGCCGAGCATTGGACAGAACATAAATATATCATCAAAG TCATCTTTTGTTGGCCGGGCTTCAGATCATTTTATGCCCACTTCTCGAAAGCAGGGATCATGTAAGGTCCGATCATATATATTTGGGCGAGATGACAGCAACAGCAGGAGTTCAATATTGATGTCAGAGGATTCTTCAGATACG ATTCAAACGGAGAGTCAACCACCAAAAGCGGCTTCTGCCAAGTTtcaaagaaatatgcagaacaAAAACACCACCTTGAATTCTGCATCTAAAGAGTCTAGTGTGTCACTTTTGGATATATTAAGGAAGTCTTTACATCATGCAGATCACAGTTTTCAGAATGTCAACGTTCAACCAAAGACATCAATATTTGATGCATTCAAGTTAGTGAAGAAGCCAACCAAGGCGGAGGCAAGAGTTTGA
- the LOC114414663 gene encoding uncharacterized protein LOC114414663, which translates to MDNSGNPQDVVVPPVEGVAGGGTAYGWNDGGTHGLNVKGPIDPTGIPTRDLVHVWCMPSTANVGPQDMPRHLEPINLLAARNERESVQIAIRPKVSWSGSSVAGTVQIQCSDLCSTSGDRLIVGQSLLLRRVVPILGVPDALVPVDLPVSQINLFPGETTALWISIDVPSSQPPGQYEGEIAITAIKADAESPVQILSKVEKHQLYRDLKGCLDIVEPIDGKPLDEVVERVKSATTSLRRILLSPSFSEFFSDNGPVDVMDEDAISSLSIRMKLNLTVWEFVLPETPSLPAVFGISDTVIEDRFGVQQGTAEWYEALDQHFKWLLQYRISPYFCKWADGMRVLTYTSPWPADHPKSDEYFSDPRLAAYAVPYKQVVSGNDAAKDYLQKQVEILRTKTHWRKAYFYLWDEPLNLEQYDSVRNMASEIHAYAPDARILTTYYCGPNDAPLAPTPFEAFVKVPSFLRPHNQIYCTSEWVLGNREDLVKDIITELQPENGEEWWTYVCMGPSDPHPNWHLGMRGTQHRAVMWRVWKEGGTGFLYWGANCYEKATVASAEIKFRHGLPPGDGVLYYPGEVFSTSHQPVASLRLERILNGLQDIEYLRLYASRYGRDESIALLERTGVYFGPERYTFEHMPIDAMRGQIFNACRS; encoded by the exons ATGGACAACTCCG GAAATCCTCAAGACGTGGTTGTGCCACCTGTTGAAGGTGTTGCTGGAGGCGGTACAGCTTATGGGTGGAATGATGGAGGCACACATGGCTTGAATGTCAAGGGACCAATTGACCCCACAGGAATTCCTACTAGGGATTTAGTGCATGTATGGTGCATGCCAAGCACAGCAAATGTTGGACCTCAAGATATGCCCAGACATTTGGAGCCT ataaaCCTGCTGGCAGCTAGAAATGAGAGGGAGAGTGTGCAAATAGCTATCCGACCAAAGGTTTCATGGAGTGGTTCTAGTGTTGCAGGGACTGTGCAGATTCAGTGCAGTGACCTATGCTCCACATCAGGAGACAG ACTGATTGTTGGGCAGTCGCTGCTGTTGCGGCGAGTGGTGCCAATTTTAGGTGTACCTGATGCTCTTGTTCCTGTTGATCTTCCAGTCAGTCAAATAAATCTATTTCCTGG GGAGACGACTGCTCTTTGGATATCCATTGATGTTCCAAGTTCTCAACCTCCAGGACAATATGAAGGAGAGATTGCCATTACTGCTATAAAAGCAGATGCAGA ATCTCCTGTTCAAATTTTAAGCAAGGTTGAGAAACATCAGTTGTATAGGGACCTAAAGGGATGTCTTGACATTGTTGAGCCCATTGATGGAAAACCATTAGATGAAGTG GTTGAAAGGGTGAAATCTGCAACTACATCTTTAAGAAGAATTCTTCTGTCTCCATCATTTTCTGAATTCTTTTCAGATAATGGACCAGTAGATGTAATGGATGAGGATGCCATTTCAAGTCTCTCTATACGGATGAAGTTAAACCTGACTGTTTGGGAATTTGTACTTCCTGAAACTCCTTCACTCCCTGCTGTATTTGGT ATATCTGATACTGTAATCGAGGATCGCTTTGGTGTTCAACAAGGGACAGCTGAGTGGTATGAGGCATTGGATCAACATTTCAAATGGCTTCTTCAATATAGAATCAGCCCTTATTTTTGTAAATGGGCTGATGGTATGCGTGTTTTGACATACACATCTCCATGGCCAG CGGACCATCCAAAGTCAGATGAATATTTTTCAGATCCACGGTTGGCAGCATATGCTGTACCATACAAACAAGTAGTTTCCGG TAATGATGCGGCGAAGGATTACTTGCAGAAACAAGTTGAGATATTGAGAACCAAGACTCACTGGAGGAAAGCTTACTTTTACTTGTGGGATGAG CCACTGAATTTGGAACAATATGATTCTGTTCGAAATATGGCCAGTGAGATTCATGCTTATGCTCCAGATGCTCGTATTTTAACTACTTACTATTGTG GACCAAATGATGCACCTCTTGCACCTACTCCATTCGAGGCTTTCGTAAAAGTTCCAAGTTTTCTGCGTCCTCATAATCAAATTTATTGTACAAG TGAATGGGTTCTGGGAAATCGAGAGGACCTGGTTAAGGATATTATTACTGAATTACAACCAGAGAATGGTGag GAGTGGTGGACATATGTCTGTATGGGACCATCAGATCCTCATCCAAATTGGCATCTTGGAATGCGAGGTACCCAACACCGCGCAGTCATGTGGCGTGTCTGGAAAGAGGGTGGCACAGGATTTTTGTACTGGGGAGCCAACTGCTATGAGAAGGCAACTGTAGCCAGTGCAGAG ATAAAATTCAGGCATGGTCTTCCCCCTGGAGATGGAGTTCTATACTATCCTGGTGAGGTGTTCTCAACTTCTCATCAGCCAGTGGCTTCTCTTAGACTAGAGCGCATACTTAATGGCTTGCAG GACATTGAGTACCTGAGACTCTATGCTTCAAGATACGGTAGGGACGAGAGTATTGCGCTTTTGGAGAGAACAGGAGTGTACTTCGGTCCTGAGCGTTACACATTTGAGCACATGCCAATTGATGCCATGAGAGGACAAATATTTAATGCCTGCCGTTCATGA
- the LOC114414664 gene encoding zinc finger protein GAI-ASSOCIATED FACTOR 1-like: MTEPQNPSPLTHSPALEIAPQTQPLPPPKKKRNLPGMPDPDAEVIALSPKTLLATNRFVCEICNKGFQRDQNLQLHRRGHNLPWKLRQRGSKEPQKKAYVCPEPSCVHHNPARALGDLTGIKKHFCRKHGEKKWQCERCSKKYAVHSDWKAHMKTCGTREYRCDCGTLFSRRDSFITHRAFCDVLAQESARAQDQAQGGSSNSYVVVVSSSPPTPPLTPSASVVSPTLSIQSSEIPENPSTKVSPTSPNASCFVTSSSSTPSSTTSVFASVLAPSTTPTTPSQSPSNSTCSFSNLMSNLARSENSNALMREPTSLSLSTPPYHSNNDPLHYTALPQPALSATALLQKAAQMGASNASLLRGLGLARTSSSFGKDEGVNINATTTLQWNGQVKQENHPVVDNLGLGLPCGSGSVPDVMMGPTTPFVGQPMTRDLLGLSVGGGATSRGGLSALLTSFGGNFDSPSEGGVHR; encoded by the exons ATGACGGAACCTCAGAATCCTTCACCATTGACACATTCTCCAGCGTTAGAAATCGCACCTCAAACTCAACCACTGCCACCTCCCAAAAAGAAACGAAACCTCCCTGGAATGCCag ATCCAGATGCTGAAGTGATTGCTTTGTCACCGAAGACGCTGTTGGCGACGAACCGTTTCGTGTGCGAGATCTGCAACAAAGGCTTCCAGCGCGACCAGAATCTACAGCTTCACCGACGCGGCCACAACTTGCCGTGGAAGCTGCGGCAGCGAGGGAGCAAAGAACCGCAGAAGAAAGCTTACGTGTGTCCCGAACCTTCCTGCGTCCACCACAACCCCGCAAGGGCGCTCGGCGACCTCACCGGCATCAAGAAGCACTTCTGCAGAAAACACGGTGAGAAAAAGTGGCAATGCGAACGCTGCTCTAAGAAATACGCCGTACACTCCGATTGGAAGGCTCATATGAAAACTTGCGGCACCAGAGAGTACCGATGCGACTGCGGCACCTTGTTCTCTAG GAGGGATAGTTTCATCACGCACAGAGCATTTTGCGATGTCTTAGCGCAAGAGAGCGCAAGGGCccaggaccaagcccaaggtgGTAGCAGCAATAGCTACGTGGTTGTTGTGTCTTCTTCGCCGCCTACGCCTCCACTCACTCCCTCTGCGTCTGTGGTGTCTCCAACTTTGTCCATTCAGAGCTCAG AAATTCCGGAAAACCCATCAACGAAGGTGTCACCGACGTCTCCAAACGCATCGTGTTTCGTGACAAGCAGCAGCAGCACCCCCTCCAGTACCACCAGTGTTTTTGCAAGTGTTTTAGCACCGTCGACAACACCAACAACTCCTTCACAATCACCATCAAATTCAACTTGTTCATTCTCCAACCTCATGTCAAACTTGGCTCGTTCGGAAAActccaatgccttaatgagaGAACCCACATCCCTCTCCCTCTCCACACCACCCTATCACTCCAACAATGACCCTCTTCATTACACTGCATTACCCCAACCTGCACTATCTGCCACTGCACTACTCCAGAAGGCAGCTCAGATGGGTGCTTCAAATGCATCCCTTCTTCGTGGATTAGGCTTAGCAAGAACATCCTCCTCCTTCGGGAAAGACGAGGGTGTTAACATTAATGCAACCACAACATTACAATGGAATGGCCAAGTGAAGCAAGAGAATCATCCAGTGGTGGATAACCTTGGGCTTGGGCTTCCATGTGGGAGTGGGAGTGTGCCAGATGTGATGATGGGCCCTACTACTCCATTTGTGGGCCAGCCCATGACCCGTGATCTTCTTGGTCTGAGCGTCGGTGGCGGGGCAACAAGCAGGGGTGGTCTCTCTGCTTTACTCACCTCTTTTGGAGGAAACTTTGATTCGCCGAGTGAGGGAGGAGTTCACCGGTAG